A genome region from Hippopotamus amphibius kiboko isolate mHipAmp2 chromosome 1, mHipAmp2.hap2, whole genome shotgun sequence includes the following:
- the KIAA1191 gene encoding putative monooxygenase p33MONOX isoform X1: MASRQPEVPALEPSGPLGKMSLPIGMYRRAFSYDDALEDPTPMTPPPSDMGSIPWKPVIPERKYQDLAKVEEGEASVSSRAPPPPSATDSADKVPVVKAKATHVIMSSLITKQTQESIQRFEQQAGLRDAGYTPHKGLTTEETKYLRVAEALHKLKLQSGEITREEKQPASTQSTPSSSPHSSPKQKPRGWFTSGSSTALPGPNLSTMDSGSGDKDRSSADKWSLFGPRSLQKSDSGGFAVQAYKGAQKPSPMELIRAQATRMAEDPATFKPPKMDIPVMEGKKQPPRAHSLKPRDLNVLTPTGF; encoded by the exons ATGGCTTCGAGACAACCAGAAGTGCCTG CTCTTGAGCCTAGTGGGCCTCTAGGCAAGATGTCCCTGCCCATCGGGATGTACCGCCGGGCATTCAGCTATGATGATGCCCTTGAGGACCCTACACCCATGACTCCTCCTCCATCGGACATGGGCAGCATCCCTTGGAAGCCAGTGATTCCAGAGCGCAAGTATCAGGACCTCGCCAAG gtggaggaaggagaggccAGTGTCTCCTcccgtgccccacccccaccatcggCCACTGACAGTGCGGACAAGGTCCCCGTGGTGAAGGCGAAAGCTACCCACGTCATCATGAGTTCTCTGATCACAA AACAGACCCAGGAGAGCATTCAGCGTTTTGAGCAACAGGCAGGGCTGAGAGATGCTGGCTACACACCCCACAAGGGCCTCACCACCGAGGAGACCAAGTACCTTCGAGTGGCAGAAGCACTCCAC AAACTAAAGCTCCAGAGTGGAGAGATAACAAGAGAGGAGAAGCAGCCGGCCTCCACCCAGTCCACCCCAAGCAGCAGCCCCCACTCTTCCCCTAAGCAGAAGCCCAG AGGCTGGTTCACTTCTGGTTCTTCCACAGCTTTACCTGGCCCCAATCTTAGCACCATGGATTCTGGAAGCGGGGATAAAGACAGAAGCTCGGCAGATAAATGGAGCCTCTTTGGACCAAGATCTCTCCAGAAGTCTGATTCAG GAGGTTTTGCCGTCCAGGCCTACAAAGGAGCGCAGAAGCCTTCTCCAATGGAACTGATTCGCGCGCAGGCCACCCGAATGGCCGAGGATCCGGCAACATTCAAGCCGCCCAAGATGGACATCCcagtgatggaagggaagaaacagCCGCCGCGGGCCCACAGCCTCAAACCCCGGGACCTGAATGTCCTCACACCCACCGGCTTCTAG
- the KIAA1191 gene encoding putative monooxygenase p33MONOX isoform X2: protein MGTGLHALEPSGPLGKMSLPIGMYRRAFSYDDALEDPTPMTPPPSDMGSIPWKPVIPERKYQDLAKVEEGEASVSSRAPPPPSATDSADKVPVVKAKATHVIMSSLITKQTQESIQRFEQQAGLRDAGYTPHKGLTTEETKYLRVAEALHKLKLQSGEITREEKQPASTQSTPSSSPHSSPKQKPRGWFTSGSSTALPGPNLSTMDSGSGDKDRSSADKWSLFGPRSLQKSDSGGFAVQAYKGAQKPSPMELIRAQATRMAEDPATFKPPKMDIPVMEGKKQPPRAHSLKPRDLNVLTPTGF from the exons atgggaacaggaCTTCAtg CTCTTGAGCCTAGTGGGCCTCTAGGCAAGATGTCCCTGCCCATCGGGATGTACCGCCGGGCATTCAGCTATGATGATGCCCTTGAGGACCCTACACCCATGACTCCTCCTCCATCGGACATGGGCAGCATCCCTTGGAAGCCAGTGATTCCAGAGCGCAAGTATCAGGACCTCGCCAAG gtggaggaaggagaggccAGTGTCTCCTcccgtgccccacccccaccatcggCCACTGACAGTGCGGACAAGGTCCCCGTGGTGAAGGCGAAAGCTACCCACGTCATCATGAGTTCTCTGATCACAA AACAGACCCAGGAGAGCATTCAGCGTTTTGAGCAACAGGCAGGGCTGAGAGATGCTGGCTACACACCCCACAAGGGCCTCACCACCGAGGAGACCAAGTACCTTCGAGTGGCAGAAGCACTCCAC AAACTAAAGCTCCAGAGTGGAGAGATAACAAGAGAGGAGAAGCAGCCGGCCTCCACCCAGTCCACCCCAAGCAGCAGCCCCCACTCTTCCCCTAAGCAGAAGCCCAG AGGCTGGTTCACTTCTGGTTCTTCCACAGCTTTACCTGGCCCCAATCTTAGCACCATGGATTCTGGAAGCGGGGATAAAGACAGAAGCTCGGCAGATAAATGGAGCCTCTTTGGACCAAGATCTCTCCAGAAGTCTGATTCAG GAGGTTTTGCCGTCCAGGCCTACAAAGGAGCGCAGAAGCCTTCTCCAATGGAACTGATTCGCGCGCAGGCCACCCGAATGGCCGAGGATCCGGCAACATTCAAGCCGCCCAAGATGGACATCCcagtgatggaagggaagaaacagCCGCCGCGGGCCCACAGCCTCAAACCCCGGGACCTGAATGTCCTCACACCCACCGGCTTCTAG
- the KIAA1191 gene encoding putative monooxygenase p33MONOX isoform X3 yields the protein MSLPIGMYRRAFSYDDALEDPTPMTPPPSDMGSIPWKPVIPERKYQDLAKVEEGEASVSSRAPPPPSATDSADKVPVVKAKATHVIMSSLITKQTQESIQRFEQQAGLRDAGYTPHKGLTTEETKYLRVAEALHKLKLQSGEITREEKQPASTQSTPSSSPHSSPKQKPRGWFTSGSSTALPGPNLSTMDSGSGDKDRSSADKWSLFGPRSLQKSDSGGFAVQAYKGAQKPSPMELIRAQATRMAEDPATFKPPKMDIPVMEGKKQPPRAHSLKPRDLNVLTPTGF from the exons ATGTCCCTGCCCATCGGGATGTACCGCCGGGCATTCAGCTATGATGATGCCCTTGAGGACCCTACACCCATGACTCCTCCTCCATCGGACATGGGCAGCATCCCTTGGAAGCCAGTGATTCCAGAGCGCAAGTATCAGGACCTCGCCAAG gtggaggaaggagaggccAGTGTCTCCTcccgtgccccacccccaccatcggCCACTGACAGTGCGGACAAGGTCCCCGTGGTGAAGGCGAAAGCTACCCACGTCATCATGAGTTCTCTGATCACAA AACAGACCCAGGAGAGCATTCAGCGTTTTGAGCAACAGGCAGGGCTGAGAGATGCTGGCTACACACCCCACAAGGGCCTCACCACCGAGGAGACCAAGTACCTTCGAGTGGCAGAAGCACTCCAC AAACTAAAGCTCCAGAGTGGAGAGATAACAAGAGAGGAGAAGCAGCCGGCCTCCACCCAGTCCACCCCAAGCAGCAGCCCCCACTCTTCCCCTAAGCAGAAGCCCAG AGGCTGGTTCACTTCTGGTTCTTCCACAGCTTTACCTGGCCCCAATCTTAGCACCATGGATTCTGGAAGCGGGGATAAAGACAGAAGCTCGGCAGATAAATGGAGCCTCTTTGGACCAAGATCTCTCCAGAAGTCTGATTCAG GAGGTTTTGCCGTCCAGGCCTACAAAGGAGCGCAGAAGCCTTCTCCAATGGAACTGATTCGCGCGCAGGCCACCCGAATGGCCGAGGATCCGGCAACATTCAAGCCGCCCAAGATGGACATCCcagtgatggaagggaagaaacagCCGCCGCGGGCCCACAGCCTCAAACCCCGGGACCTGAATGTCCTCACACCCACCGGCTTCTAG